Proteins encoded within one genomic window of Pseudalkalibacillus sp. SCS-8:
- the bioB gene encoding biotin synthase BioB, translated as MNKWDQLADRVIDGGEITDEEALSILNAPDEELLLLLHAAYQIRKTYYGNKVKLNMILNAKSGLCPENCGYCAQSIVSKAPIDAYTMVEKQTLLDGAAQADQLNVGTYCIVASGRGPSNRDVDTVVSAVEEIKQNYDLKVCACLGILKPEQAERLKAAGVDRYNHNLNTAETNHDNITTSHTYQDRVSTVSIAKEAGISPCSGVIVGMKETKEEVVNVARSLKVLDADSIPVNFLHAIDGTPLEGTHELDPRYCLKVLALFRFINPTKEIRISGGREVNLRSLQPLGLYAANSIFVGDYLTTAGQESTKDHEMLEDLGFEIDYVKVPN; from the coding sequence ATGAATAAATGGGACCAACTTGCTGATCGAGTAATAGACGGCGGGGAAATAACCGACGAAGAAGCTTTGTCGATTCTGAATGCACCTGATGAGGAGCTATTGCTTCTCCTTCATGCTGCTTATCAAATTAGAAAAACCTATTACGGAAACAAAGTGAAGCTGAACATGATCCTGAATGCAAAGTCCGGGCTTTGTCCTGAGAACTGTGGCTATTGTGCTCAATCGATTGTCTCCAAAGCTCCGATTGATGCCTATACGATGGTAGAAAAACAGACCTTGCTCGACGGCGCTGCTCAGGCCGATCAATTGAATGTCGGTACTTACTGTATCGTCGCAAGTGGAAGAGGACCGAGTAACCGTGACGTCGATACCGTTGTCTCGGCTGTAGAAGAAATCAAGCAGAATTACGATCTGAAGGTTTGTGCTTGTCTTGGTATCTTGAAACCTGAACAAGCCGAGCGTTTGAAAGCAGCCGGAGTCGATCGTTACAACCATAATTTGAACACAGCAGAAACGAACCACGATAACATCACGACCTCCCATACTTACCAGGACAGAGTTTCAACTGTTTCAATCGCCAAAGAAGCAGGCATCTCACCATGTTCAGGTGTTATTGTGGGAATGAAAGAAACGAAAGAAGAAGTCGTAAATGTGGCAAGAAGCTTGAAGGTACTCGATGCTGATTCAATTCCAGTCAACTTTTTGCACGCGATCGACGGTACCCCTCTGGAAGGGACTCATGAGCTCGATCCACGTTATTGCTTGAAGGTTCTCGCTTTATTCCGCTTCATCAATCCGACAAAAGAGATCCGGATTTCAGGTGGTCGAGAAGTGAACTTGAGGAGTCTCCAGCCTCTTGGGCTCTATGCCGCTAACTCGATCTTTGTAGGCGATTATTTGACAACTGCGGGTCAAGAAAGCACGAAAGACCATGAAATGCTTGAAGACTTAGGATTTGAAATCGATTACGTTAAAGTACCTAATTAA
- a CDS encoding flavin monoamine oxidase family protein, which translates to MRQNPINDRDVTPTYPGDMLTIIKHGLNRTGKAKRILILGAGMAGLVAGSLLKQAGHQVILLEGNDRVGGRVFTMRKPFSTGNYLEAGAMRIPSEHKLTLEYIRKFNLPLNSFINSTPNDYLYVNGVKTRRSSYERSPSILKSPVKEEYRNKTALDIFLEVVQPFLDIYNRAPPQEQIKLKEEYDTYSFGSFLRNNPFGNSLDLPTIHLIQVMLGIEGFPELSFIDILTDVVSTIFNGEIDYYEITGGNDLLPWSFMKELCRDVHFNQTVTQINQSGGKVEVSTRDSRTWQNHLVQADYVITTIPFSVFQFVRLLPSHSFSFYKRSAIQALHYVPSTKIGLEFNHKFWEGEGIYGGSLTTDLPLQFSYYPSHDLGKPGPGVMLGSYSWEDNAALWDALPEQLRIHEALRMLSYVHGPVVFSSFMQGASFSWAQNQFSGGCFTLFKPYHFRDYGEVIRMPEGRVHFAGEHTSSFHGWIEGAVQSGIRAAWEVNNRTR; encoded by the coding sequence ATGCGACAAAACCCTATTAATGATCGGGACGTAACACCTACCTATCCTGGAGATATGTTGACCATCATAAAACATGGACTGAATCGGACAGGTAAGGCAAAGCGAATTCTCATTCTTGGGGCTGGAATGGCGGGATTGGTAGCTGGTTCTTTATTAAAACAAGCTGGTCATCAGGTCATTCTGCTTGAAGGGAATGACCGTGTCGGTGGCAGGGTATTTACAATGAGAAAGCCCTTCTCCACCGGCAATTATTTAGAAGCCGGAGCTATGCGGATTCCCAGCGAGCATAAGCTTACCCTCGAGTACATTAGAAAATTCAATCTTCCGCTCAACTCCTTCATCAACTCTACGCCCAATGACTACTTATATGTGAACGGGGTAAAAACACGGCGTTCGAGCTATGAGCGGTCCCCTTCCATACTTAAAAGTCCAGTAAAAGAAGAGTACCGGAATAAAACAGCATTAGACATTTTCCTTGAAGTCGTACAGCCTTTTCTCGATATATATAATCGTGCCCCACCACAAGAGCAGATCAAATTGAAGGAAGAATATGATACTTACTCGTTTGGATCCTTTCTTCGGAATAATCCTTTCGGCAACTCTTTAGATTTACCAACCATTCATCTCATACAAGTAATGCTAGGGATTGAAGGCTTTCCAGAGCTTTCGTTCATTGATATTTTAACGGACGTTGTATCAACTATTTTCAACGGAGAAATCGATTATTATGAAATCACTGGTGGGAATGATCTCCTTCCGTGGTCTTTCATGAAAGAGCTTTGCAGAGACGTACACTTCAATCAAACCGTAACTCAGATTAACCAGTCAGGCGGAAAAGTCGAGGTCTCGACCAGAGATTCGAGAACTTGGCAAAATCATCTCGTTCAAGCGGATTATGTCATTACGACGATTCCTTTTTCTGTTTTTCAATTTGTCCGACTCCTACCCTCTCATTCTTTTTCTTTTTACAAAAGGTCTGCTATTCAAGCTCTGCATTACGTCCCTTCAACTAAAATCGGGCTGGAGTTCAATCATAAATTTTGGGAGGGGGAAGGAATATACGGAGGTAGCTTGACCACTGACCTTCCTTTACAATTTTCCTATTATCCGAGCCATGATCTTGGTAAGCCGGGACCAGGAGTGATGCTTGGAAGTTACAGCTGGGAAGATAACGCTGCACTATGGGATGCTCTCCCCGAACAGCTGAGGATCCATGAGGCTCTCCGTATGCTTTCTTACGTCCACGGCCCAGTTGTATTTTCTTCATTCATGCAAGGAGCATCCTTCAGTTGGGCGCAAAACCAATTCTCAGGAGGGTGTTTCACTCTGTTTAAACCTTACCATTTCAGAGACTATGGAGAAGTGATCAGAATGCCAGAAGGAAGGGTTCATTTTGCTGGGGAACACACTTCCTCCTTTCACGGTTGGATTGAAGGGGCCGTCCAATCTGGTATACGTGCTGCATGGGAAGTAAACAATCGGACAAGATAG
- a CDS encoding flavodoxin produces MKRVLILFASMSGNTEEMADIIERGLDSDHIEIVKKQIDIDPITTHELKDYDGLLFGSYTWGDGDLPDELEDFYDELEDLNLAGLSAATFGSCDSAYPQYGAAVDILRDKLFELGAEIVLDGLKVELTPDEEDVKACLKFGRSFAEHLLHQPSYS; encoded by the coding sequence ATGAAACGCGTACTAATCCTTTTTGCCAGCATGTCTGGAAATACTGAAGAAATGGCAGATATTATTGAAAGAGGTTTGGACAGTGATCATATTGAAATCGTCAAAAAGCAGATCGATATTGATCCGATTACAACTCATGAACTGAAGGATTATGATGGCCTCTTATTTGGTTCCTACACTTGGGGAGATGGAGACTTGCCGGATGAACTCGAAGATTTTTATGATGAACTGGAAGATTTGAACCTGGCTGGATTAAGTGCTGCAACATTCGGTTCTTGTGATTCCGCTTATCCTCAATATGGTGCAGCTGTCGATATTTTACGCGATAAGCTTTTCGAGCTTGGGGCTGAAATCGTTTTGGATGGATTGAAAGTCGAACTTACTCCTGATGAAGAAGATGTAAAGGCATGCCTCAAGTTTGGCAGGTCCTTTGCTGAACACTTGCTTCATCAACCTTCTTATTCCTGA
- a CDS encoding LysM peptidoglycan-binding domain-containing protein, whose translation MAIHTVVTGDNLWKISVAYGVPVSTLKLVNGLVSDGLVPGLNLYIPDQGLPERYYQIKAGDTYWKLSQQFSTTVKAIALSNPGISPDNLVIGERIRIRTMLKYPMESLVFIDATQTSNYQEILSQLSESMTYLAIFTYSFTRDGALIEIDDAQILEISKQFNVKPLLVLSNYEKNMFSPDLAGDVLQSEEKRKTLINNVINAVTRKKYAGVSIDFEFVPPTRRNDFTSFLRELKVVLGDRILQVNAHAKIKDLPDNRLVGFLDYRAIGEIVDIVSIMTIDYGYAIGPPDPIAPTWWVEQVLMYATGQINRRKIMMAFSLYGYDWSLPITAGRPAEMLAVQTAQNRAISSWIPIQYDWTAQAPGFMYRKNNTEHAVWFEDIQSVVAKYKQMEVYNLLGATYWRLRYRFPQNWAYVKKNIQVLK comes from the coding sequence ATGGCAATCCATACAGTGGTAACGGGGGATAATCTGTGGAAGATTTCGGTTGCATACGGTGTCCCGGTCTCGACTCTGAAGCTAGTGAACGGACTTGTTTCTGATGGACTCGTACCGGGATTAAATTTGTATATCCCTGATCAGGGACTACCGGAAAGATACTATCAGATCAAAGCAGGGGATACGTACTGGAAGCTTTCGCAACAGTTCAGTACGACCGTAAAAGCGATCGCCCTCAGTAACCCAGGTATATCTCCTGATAATCTGGTTATCGGAGAGCGGATCCGCATCCGGACGATGTTGAAATATCCAATGGAGTCCCTCGTTTTCATCGATGCCACCCAAACATCCAACTATCAGGAGATTTTAAGTCAGCTCTCAGAGAGTATGACTTACTTGGCCATTTTTACGTATTCCTTCACACGGGATGGTGCATTAATTGAAATAGATGATGCACAGATCCTCGAGATAAGTAAACAATTCAATGTGAAGCCGCTTCTTGTTCTTAGCAATTATGAAAAGAACATGTTCAGTCCAGACCTGGCAGGTGATGTCCTTCAAAGCGAAGAAAAGCGAAAGACCCTCATCAATAACGTAATAAATGCCGTCACTCGAAAAAAGTATGCCGGAGTAAGTATCGATTTTGAATTCGTCCCTCCAACGAGGCGGAATGACTTCACCTCCTTTTTAAGAGAGTTGAAAGTCGTGTTAGGGGATCGAATCCTGCAAGTCAATGCTCATGCAAAAATAAAGGACCTTCCTGATAACCGACTTGTCGGATTTCTTGATTACAGAGCAATCGGCGAAATTGTAGACATCGTATCCATCATGACGATCGACTATGGATATGCGATCGGCCCTCCTGATCCGATTGCGCCTACATGGTGGGTGGAGCAAGTATTGATGTATGCGACAGGACAAATCAACCGTCGTAAAATCATGATGGCCTTCAGCTTATACGGATATGACTGGTCGCTTCCAATCACTGCAGGACGGCCGGCAGAAATGCTTGCGGTTCAAACGGCACAGAACAGGGCCATCTCTTCCTGGATTCCTATTCAATACGATTGGACCGCACAGGCACCTGGATTTATGTACCGGAAAAATAACACAGAACATGCGGTCTGGTTCGAGGACATACAAAGTGTCGTAGCAAAGTACAAACAAATGGAGGTCTACAATCTCTTAGGAGCAACCTATTGGCGGTTACGGTATCGATTCCCACAGAATTGGGCGTATGTGAAAAAGAACATTCAAGTACTGAAATGA
- a CDS encoding TIGR00730 family Rossman fold protein: MYKFSSICVFCGSSFGTSNVYQDEVKKLGSLLARHNIELVYGGGNSGLMGVLANAVMENQGKATGIITRKIYENVDHLELTDLKIVESMHERKSLMYELADAFIALPGGIGTMEEMFEVMTWNQIGYHLKPLGLFNIDHYYDPVKDLIQHMFEEGFVQKQHLEQTIFEDDAVRLLERLNTQEISQMNKWN, encoded by the coding sequence GTGTACAAGTTCTCTTCCATCTGTGTATTTTGCGGGTCTAGTTTTGGGACAAGTAATGTTTATCAGGATGAAGTGAAAAAGCTTGGCAGCTTGTTGGCCCGACATAACATTGAACTTGTGTACGGCGGAGGGAACTCAGGCCTTATGGGTGTCCTCGCCAACGCTGTCATGGAAAACCAAGGGAAAGCCACTGGCATCATTACGAGAAAAATTTATGAGAATGTCGATCATCTTGAGCTTACGGACTTGAAAATCGTTGAGTCCATGCATGAACGAAAATCATTGATGTATGAACTTGCAGACGCTTTCATTGCCCTCCCAGGTGGAATTGGGACGATGGAAGAAATGTTCGAAGTGATGACCTGGAATCAAATCGGGTATCATCTGAAGCCGCTCGGACTGTTCAATATCGATCATTATTACGATCCCGTAAAGGATTTGATCCAGCATATGTTTGAAGAGGGGTTTGTACAGAAACAACACCTTGAACAAACGATTTTTGAAGACGACGCCGTACGTTTATTGGAACGGTTAAACACTCAAGAAATCTCTCAAATGAATAAGTGGAATTGA
- a CDS encoding carbonic anhydrase — protein sequence MKLLNEILDFNEKFVAEKGYEKYETSKLPDKKMVIVSCMDTRLVELLPKSMNLKNGDFKHVKNAGAIVSDPFDSVMRSILVAVYALNADEVFVIGHHQCGMASVDPGKMIEEFKGRGVSEDTIATLRHGGVDIEKWLEGFDSVESSVKDSVDVVKNHPLLPADVPVHGLVIAPDTGKLDLVINGYENQDQ from the coding sequence ATGAAGTTGTTGAATGAAATCCTTGATTTTAATGAGAAATTCGTTGCTGAGAAAGGCTACGAAAAGTACGAAACATCCAAATTACCTGATAAGAAAATGGTTATCGTTTCATGCATGGATACTCGCCTAGTAGAACTATTACCGAAATCCATGAACCTGAAAAACGGTGATTTCAAGCATGTAAAGAATGCAGGTGCGATCGTGTCCGATCCGTTCGACAGCGTCATGCGAAGTATATTAGTTGCGGTATATGCGCTTAATGCGGATGAAGTATTCGTCATCGGGCACCATCAGTGTGGCATGGCAAGTGTCGATCCTGGCAAGATGATTGAAGAGTTCAAAGGGCGTGGTGTATCAGAAGATACCATTGCAACACTTCGTCATGGAGGCGTCGACATTGAAAAATGGCTAGAAGGGTTCGACAGTGTTGAAAGCAGCGTGAAGGACAGCGTGGATGTCGTGAAAAATCACCCGTTACTTCCGGCGGATGTACCTGTGCATGGTCTTGTCATCGCACCTGATACAGGAAAACTTGACCTTGTCATCAACGGTTACGAAAACCAAGATCAATAG
- a CDS encoding DinB family protein yields MNDNRFSWLESYEEMIEWADSLHQLPETLWLEPIAEGKWSIAEIISHFYSWDRFIFEERLLKLSSQNFISANPQETNEKAAKFARSGVSREELLSIFIDSRKQICTYIKSLPQEILQTSFQVGNSQYTIPEYIEVAMVKHDHLHRKQLEDFLEKKQVYIY; encoded by the coding sequence TTGAATGATAATCGATTTTCCTGGCTCGAATCATATGAAGAGATGATTGAATGGGCAGATTCCCTTCATCAGCTTCCAGAAACGCTGTGGCTGGAACCGATCGCAGAAGGGAAGTGGTCCATCGCAGAAATCATCAGCCACTTTTATTCATGGGATCGTTTCATATTTGAAGAACGCTTATTGAAACTGTCATCCCAAAATTTCATTTCTGCAAATCCACAAGAAACAAATGAGAAAGCTGCGAAGTTTGCCAGGTCGGGTGTATCTCGAGAGGAATTACTTTCGATTTTCATCGACTCGAGAAAACAAATCTGTACGTATATAAAATCACTGCCTCAAGAAATACTTCAAACCAGCTTCCAAGTAGGAAACTCTCAATATACCATTCCTGAATATATCGAAGTGGCGATGGTCAAGCACGACCATCTTCACAGAAAGCAGCTCGAGGACTTTCTGGAAAAGAAACAAGTCTACATTTATTAA
- a CDS encoding MBL fold metallo-hydrolase codes for MMKINQHGIVESLHVQCNAGNMFLNYFLYYIDGMLVDSGPKSSKDTILPFLETKEINTVALTHFHEDHTGNAAWLQREKGARIYIHPMSIEICRRKGEYPSYRHEFWGSREGFDAAAIRTNVQSDHYTWEAIHTPGHSRDHLVFINEELGILFSGDLFVTPKPKISMWQESIPTVMDSIRTVLAYDVKEMYCAHAGYIPNGREMLEKKLNYLEETYEEIHSLHDKGYTVEEIDERRYPTASPLKIISNKEWDSVHFVRSIVEDEPSLGRHVKS; via the coding sequence ATGATGAAAATCAATCAACATGGAATCGTAGAGAGCTTGCATGTTCAGTGTAACGCTGGAAATATGTTTTTAAATTATTTTCTGTATTATATCGATGGAATGCTTGTGGATAGCGGTCCAAAGAGCAGTAAAGACACAATCCTTCCTTTTCTAGAAACGAAAGAAATCAACACAGTTGCACTGACCCATTTTCATGAGGACCATACGGGTAATGCTGCATGGCTGCAAAGGGAGAAGGGTGCAAGGATTTATATCCATCCGATGTCAATTGAGATTTGTAGAAGGAAAGGTGAATATCCAAGTTATCGGCACGAATTTTGGGGCAGCAGAGAAGGATTTGATGCTGCCGCCATTCGAACGAACGTTCAGTCAGATCACTATACATGGGAGGCCATCCATACTCCAGGCCACTCCAGAGACCATCTCGTGTTTATCAATGAAGAATTAGGCATACTTTTCTCCGGGGATCTCTTCGTCACACCGAAACCGAAGATCTCGATGTGGCAAGAGTCGATTCCGACAGTCATGGATTCAATCAGGACAGTCCTTGCGTATGACGTGAAGGAAATGTATTGTGCGCATGCCGGATATATACCGAATGGAAGGGAAATGCTTGAGAAGAAGTTGAATTATTTAGAGGAAACGTATGAGGAAATCCATTCACTTCATGATAAAGGGTACACCGTGGAGGAAATCGATGAACGACGCTATCCAACTGCTTCTCCATTAAAGATTATTTCGAATAAAGAATGGGATTCGGTCCACTTTGTACGTTCAATCGTAGAGGATGAACCCAGCCTTGGAAGGCATGTGAAGAGCTGA
- a CDS encoding TrkA family potassium uptake protein, whose product MATRLKQIGLIGLGNFGGSLCKEFAELNTEILAIDRNEDRVDAYSSIATHAVVADSTDEGVLKSLGVRNFDLVIVSLGDDIQSSILTTLVLKEIGVKTVWAKAQSKYHRMVLEKIGADRIIHPERDIAKRLAHHVVSEKIIDYIELSPEHSIVEIFATKKVNRKTLGELDIRAKYGCNIVGIKKGVEIIVSPSADVELHEGDTLIVIGTNSDLNRFEERGL is encoded by the coding sequence ATGGCCACTCGACTAAAGCAAATCGGATTAATTGGACTCGGAAATTTCGGTGGTAGCCTATGTAAAGAGTTTGCTGAATTGAATACGGAAATCCTCGCAATCGACAGAAACGAAGACAGGGTCGATGCGTACTCTTCTATCGCTACCCATGCTGTGGTGGCCGACTCGACGGATGAAGGCGTTCTGAAATCACTGGGTGTCCGGAATTTCGATTTGGTCATCGTCTCCCTGGGGGATGACATCCAGTCCAGTATCCTTACGACGCTCGTTTTGAAGGAAATCGGGGTAAAGACGGTTTGGGCGAAAGCACAATCGAAGTATCATCGAATGGTTCTTGAAAAAATCGGAGCTGATCGGATCATCCATCCTGAACGGGATATCGCAAAGCGTTTAGCTCACCATGTGGTTTCGGAAAAAATCATTGATTATATCGAACTGTCTCCAGAGCATAGTATCGTAGAAATTTTCGCCACGAAAAAAGTGAATCGAAAAACGTTAGGTGAATTGGATATACGTGCAAAGTATGGATGTAACATCGTAGGCATAAAAAAAGGAGTAGAAATCATTGTTTCTCCTTCAGCGGACGTCGAGCTTCATGAAGGTGATACGTTGATTGTCATCGGAACGAACTCTGACCTGAACCGATTTGAGGAGAGAGGGTTGTAA
- a CDS encoding diguanylate cyclase, protein MFLDLLNNLAITASFLFIAGKFFQNRNLERDNTVRIKILLGFGAGVLGTLLMLNSIHPNETVIVDLRHLAMILAAVFGGPIAGVLSGLIIGAMRIILYGVSGASVIAAAVTAGIGILIGLLALVRFPKILYKYLIMNLICIMAFSVTILYLLNDVVLTGKVLIYFIPFAVCGNLFTYFLAESIKKANENHRNIKYYKLLAENSSDLITTHQLDGTFKYVSPSSRTILGYDPDELMGKNPYDFYHPEDLSKISASHDTILDSNQDDVVEYRFRRKDGSYVWLETTSKKMSGTGIETDELICSSRDVDIRKKLENDLIDRNNELKRISNMDGLTEIYNRRYFDYMLSEEWKRAVEKGTSLSLIMFDIDYFKFYNDTYGHQQGDECIKEIAHVGKMVLNKPYDLIARYGGEEFAVILPDTSENGALKVAETIRRSVQVLAIPHVNSKVKPIVTVSVGVATVQPTKEMNHLQLVVHADDALYKAKNAGRNRVHFCDVESEETKDIVPQS, encoded by the coding sequence ATGTTTCTTGATTTATTGAACAATCTAGCGATCACAGCATCGTTTTTATTCATTGCTGGAAAGTTTTTTCAAAATCGCAATTTAGAGCGGGATAATACGGTTAGAATTAAAATATTACTAGGTTTTGGGGCTGGCGTGTTAGGGACTCTTCTTATGCTGAATTCCATTCACCCGAATGAAACCGTCATCGTGGATTTGCGTCATCTCGCTATGATTCTAGCAGCCGTATTTGGAGGTCCAATAGCGGGGGTACTCTCAGGTTTGATTATCGGGGCCATGCGCATCATCTTGTATGGCGTCAGTGGAGCTTCTGTCATTGCTGCTGCCGTTACAGCTGGAATTGGAATTTTAATAGGTTTACTGGCATTAGTAAGGTTTCCAAAGATACTCTATAAGTATTTGATTATGAATCTCATCTGTATCATGGCTTTTTCCGTTACGATCCTATATCTATTGAATGATGTGGTCCTAACAGGGAAGGTCCTGATCTATTTTATACCATTTGCTGTATGTGGAAATCTCTTTACGTATTTCTTAGCTGAATCCATTAAGAAGGCAAACGAAAACCATCGAAACATTAAATACTATAAGCTATTAGCGGAGAATTCCTCCGATTTGATCACGACCCACCAGCTTGACGGTACTTTCAAGTATGTCTCACCATCTAGTCGTACCATTCTGGGGTATGATCCTGATGAGCTGATGGGTAAAAATCCGTATGATTTCTATCACCCAGAGGATTTGTCCAAGATTTCGGCATCACACGATACAATACTCGATTCAAATCAAGACGATGTCGTCGAGTATCGATTCAGACGTAAAGATGGATCGTATGTGTGGCTTGAAACGACGTCCAAGAAAATGAGTGGTACTGGCATTGAAACGGACGAGCTCATTTGTTCATCAAGGGATGTCGATATCAGAAAGAAGCTCGAAAACGATTTGATCGACAGGAATAATGAGCTGAAACGGATATCGAATATGGACGGCTTAACAGAAATTTATAATCGTAGGTATTTCGATTACATGCTTTCGGAGGAATGGAAGAGAGCAGTGGAAAAGGGGACAAGCCTGTCCTTAATCATGTTCGACATCGATTATTTCAAATTTTATAACGATACATATGGCCATCAACAAGGGGATGAATGCATCAAAGAAATCGCGCATGTTGGTAAAATGGTCTTGAACAAACCGTACGATCTCATCGCACGATATGGGGGCGAAGAGTTTGCTGTCATCCTTCCGGACACATCTGAGAATGGGGCTCTAAAGGTCGCCGAGACAATTAGAAGAAGTGTACAGGTTCTAGCTATTCCCCATGTGAATTCAAAAGTGAAGCCGATTGTAACAGTAAGTGTAGGTGTCGCAACGGTCCAGCCAACGAAAGAGATGAATCATTTGCAGCTGGTCGTTCATGCTGATGACGCTCTTTATAAAGCGAAAAACGCTGGGCGAAACCGGGTTCATTTTTGCGATGTTGAGTCAGAAGAAACGAAAGATATCGTGCCACAGAGTTGA
- a CDS encoding biotin transporter BioY, with translation MKLKPIDITLAAVFAALMAVGANLTSMIVIGSVPITLQTFFSVLAGLILGSRLGAISMTVYALIGLAGVPVFAGFSGGFGMLMKPTFGFILSFILVAYVAGKIVEKSNSKQRFVIAALVGMAINYIAGTNWMYMALVTWLEAPEGFSYAMAWGWMVAPLPKDLILSVLAGLFAPRLLRTISKTTRTFSNKAA, from the coding sequence ATGAAACTTAAACCGATTGACATTACACTAGCAGCGGTGTTCGCCGCATTAATGGCTGTGGGCGCCAACCTTACATCCATGATTGTCATTGGAAGTGTTCCAATCACGCTCCAAACCTTTTTTAGCGTCCTTGCTGGACTGATTTTAGGAAGTCGTCTCGGGGCGATCTCCATGACAGTATATGCCTTGATTGGATTAGCCGGAGTACCCGTTTTTGCCGGATTTTCCGGTGGATTCGGAATGCTTATGAAACCGACATTCGGCTTCATCCTATCATTTATCCTCGTCGCTTATGTAGCTGGGAAGATCGTTGAAAAAAGCAACAGCAAACAACGCTTTGTCATTGCTGCATTAGTCGGAATGGCGATCAACTATATTGCAGGAACCAACTGGATGTATATGGCACTTGTAACCTGGTTGGAAGCACCAGAAGGCTTCTCTTATGCAATGGCGTGGGGATGGATGGTAGCACCGTTACCAAAAGATTTAATTTTGTCCGTACTTGCCGGTTTGTTCGCACCTAGACTGTTACGTACGATTTCAAAAACGACACGTACATTCAGCAATAAAGCGGCATAA
- a CDS encoding GNAT family N-acetyltransferase, with the protein MFQQSADVDLCPYSPDYDQELNDFYLPEDQLQFTAYPKEMIEMACKDASRNPVVILSEGKPIGFFVLQSGERVKNYTDKNHCLLLIAFSIDTKYQGKGFAKLALEQLSDYVNVHFPDVQEIVLAVNERNRAAQKLYLKCGFEDHGVRRMGKIGMQLVLTCSV; encoded by the coding sequence ATGTTTCAACAATCCGCAGATGTGGATTTATGTCCATATTCACCCGATTATGATCAGGAGCTTAACGACTTTTATTTACCAGAAGACCAATTACAGTTCACCGCCTATCCAAAAGAGATGATTGAAATGGCCTGTAAGGATGCGTCCCGCAACCCGGTCGTCATTCTTTCAGAAGGAAAGCCTATTGGATTCTTTGTTTTACAGTCTGGAGAACGTGTCAAAAACTACACAGACAAGAATCACTGTCTCTTGTTGATTGCTTTTTCCATTGATACAAAGTATCAGGGAAAAGGATTTGCAAAGCTGGCACTTGAACAGCTCTCCGATTACGTCAACGTGCATTTTCCAGATGTGCAGGAAATTGTTTTGGCAGTCAATGAGAGAAATCGTGCTGCGCAGAAGCTTTACCTGAAGTGTGGATTTGAAGACCATGGGGTTAGAAGAATGGGGAAAATCGGAATGCAGCTCGTTTTGACCTGTAGCGTATAA
- a CDS encoding competence protein ComK, whose amino-acid sequence MGKVVYEEYLINGETMVILPHYDVHGHLHSLIVETDRELIIQKKPLQIINESCLFHGSSYKGRVEGATHLTNYNRMVPIMICNRTGIYMFPTQSPKSEACLWFSHDHIKEIQPLDAERCYVLLGNQKSLPVHVSKAAMELKVNRTAQFRHLMNRTSNQIRTPVESGDFEQFVVMESSGAYAFTEENAQHH is encoded by the coding sequence GTGGGTAAAGTTGTGTATGAGGAGTATTTAATCAACGGGGAAACGATGGTCATTTTGCCTCACTATGACGTACATGGTCACTTGCATTCATTAATCGTCGAGACAGACCGTGAATTGATTATCCAGAAAAAGCCGCTGCAGATTATTAATGAGAGTTGTTTGTTCCATGGTTCGAGCTATAAAGGTCGTGTAGAGGGTGCGACCCATTTGACGAACTACAACCGGATGGTCCCAATCATGATTTGCAATCGAACAGGTATTTATATGTTCCCGACTCAATCGCCTAAATCAGAGGCGTGTCTATGGTTCTCCCATGATCACATTAAAGAAATACAACCACTCGATGCAGAAAGATGTTATGTCTTACTGGGTAATCAAAAGAGTCTGCCTGTGCATGTAAGCAAGGCAGCGATGGAATTGAAGGTTAATCGGACGGCCCAATTCCGCCATTTGATGAATCGGACATCCAACCAAATAAGAACTCCTGTTGAATCAGGAGATTTTGAACAATTCGTCGTCATGGAATCAAGCGGTGCATACGCTTTTACAGAGGAAAACGCTCAGCATCATTAA